A section of the Streptomyces xinghaiensis S187 genome encodes:
- a CDS encoding flavodoxin domain-containing protein: protein MPPNTRENGAAVLVAYASEHGSTREIAERIAGRLTRAGHRAEARPVDGAADPDPGRYEAVVVGSAVHNQQWMPEASGYVRRHRAELGNRPVWLFSVGMSAALGRPLRSMASHHEPKNMPALRDEIHPVGTCLFSGAVRRGDLPPAGHAAFKAMGGHYGDYRDWDRIEAWADEIAHRLPEAQAA, encoded by the coding sequence ATGCCCCCGAACACCAGGGAGAACGGCGCCGCCGTCCTCGTGGCGTACGCCAGCGAGCACGGTTCCACCCGCGAGATCGCCGAGCGGATCGCCGGCCGCCTGACCCGGGCCGGACACCGCGCCGAGGCCCGCCCCGTGGACGGGGCGGCGGACCCGGACCCCGGCCGCTACGAGGCGGTGGTCGTCGGCAGCGCGGTGCACAACCAGCAGTGGATGCCGGAGGCGTCCGGCTACGTCCGGCGCCACCGCGCGGAGCTGGGCAACCGCCCGGTGTGGCTGTTCAGCGTGGGCATGAGCGCGGCCCTCGGCCGGCCGCTGCGGAGTATGGCGTCGCATCACGAGCCCAAGAACATGCCCGCACTGCGTGACGAGATCCACCCGGTGGGGACCTGCCTGTTCTCGGGCGCCGTGCGGCGCGGGGACCTCCCGCCCGCGGGCCACGCCGCCTTCAAGGCGATGGGCGGCCACTACGGCGACTACCGCGACTGGGACCGCATCGAGGCCTGGGCCGACGAGATCGCCCACCGCCTCCCGGAGGCGCAGGCCGCGTAG
- a CDS encoding universal stress protein encodes MVLPVVAGVDGSDSSLRAVDWAADAAVRHEAPLRVLCATGPALGTPVPELRENAERIRDLALEHARKRVPSVEVTGEIVPENAADALLSAGRNAFALVVGSRGRGGVTGMLLGSVGLAVAGRADCPVVVVRGEPDSGTEPVVLGVQDEDAEEATGRAPGIEDTAEGRSAAEFAFREAQRRGCELIALHAWRTSGGEPDSGGPEEGDVAEQGRARAEKVIDEAVGPARERYPDVVVRRRATAGPARQALLNAAREASLLVVGAHARHGHFGLQLGLVNHAVLHHCPCPVAVVPQA; translated from the coding sequence ATGGTGCTCCCCGTCGTGGCCGGTGTGGACGGCTCGGACTCCAGCCTGCGGGCCGTGGACTGGGCCGCCGACGCGGCCGTGCGGCACGAGGCCCCCCTGCGGGTGCTGTGCGCGACCGGGCCCGCCCTCGGCACGCCCGTACCGGAGCTGAGGGAGAACGCCGAGCGCATCCGGGACCTGGCCCTCGAACACGCGCGGAAACGCGTCCCGTCGGTGGAGGTGACCGGCGAGATCGTGCCGGAGAACGCCGCCGACGCCCTGCTCTCCGCTGGCCGCAACGCCTTCGCCCTGGTCGTCGGCAGCCGCGGGCGCGGCGGGGTGACGGGCATGCTGCTGGGCTCCGTCGGCCTGGCCGTCGCGGGGCGCGCCGACTGCCCGGTCGTCGTCGTCCGTGGTGAGCCGGACAGCGGCACGGAACCCGTCGTCCTCGGCGTCCAGGACGAGGACGCCGAGGAGGCCACCGGCCGGGCGCCGGGCATCGAGGACACCGCGGAGGGGCGGAGCGCGGCCGAGTTCGCCTTCCGCGAGGCCCAGCGCCGGGGCTGCGAACTGATCGCCCTGCACGCCTGGCGGACCTCCGGCGGCGAGCCGGACTCCGGGGGCCCGGAGGAGGGGGACGTGGCCGAGCAGGGCCGGGCGCGGGCCGAGAAGGTGATCGACGAGGCGGTCGGACCGGCCCGGGAACGGTACCCGGACGTCGTCGTCCGGCGGCGGGCCACCGCGGGACCGGCCCGGCAGGCCCTGCTGAACGCGGCCCGTGAGGCGAGCCTGCTGGTGGTCGGCGCCCACGCCCGACACGGCCACTTCGGCCTCCAGCTCGGCCTGGTGAACCATGCCGTGCTGCACCACTGTCCCTGCCCGGTGGCCGTGGTCCCGCAGGCCTGA
- a CDS encoding universal stress protein: MPSHMVVVGIDGSPQSMAAADWAALEARRTGRPLRLVHAWHPLATDADHPLHAESRHRWVENRLSAVHQTLAGRFPGLRIEVERVAEAPVKVLLAEEAELLVLGSRGLSGMSGHLLGSVSLSVIARTARPVVLVRDGFDGRAEEPGTVVLGLDLRHYGTAPIDFAFRAAAARGAALRVVHAWNPKLVYGYASAPLDEELTAELQEREERSLTGVLAPWRATYPEVAVTGRVTAGSAGRVLIEAAGGAGLLVTGHQLDHPGHSSRIGHVTHGVLHHAACPVAVVPHDGEPDGDRHGGPAA; the protein is encoded by the coding sequence ATGCCGAGTCACATGGTCGTCGTGGGAATCGACGGCTCCCCGCAGAGCATGGCCGCGGCGGACTGGGCCGCCCTGGAAGCCCGGCGGACCGGCCGCCCGCTGCGCCTCGTCCACGCCTGGCACCCGCTCGCCACCGACGCCGACCACCCCCTCCACGCCGAATCCCGCCACCGCTGGGTGGAGAACCGGCTGAGCGCGGTCCACCAGACGCTCGCCGGGCGCTTCCCCGGTCTGCGGATCGAGGTCGAGCGGGTCGCGGAAGCGCCCGTGAAGGTGCTCCTCGCGGAGGAGGCGGAGCTGCTCGTCCTCGGCTCCCGCGGACTGTCCGGGATGTCGGGGCATCTGCTGGGCTCCGTGAGCCTGTCCGTCATCGCCCGCACGGCGCGGCCGGTGGTGCTGGTTCGGGACGGGTTCGACGGGCGGGCGGAGGAGCCCGGCACCGTCGTCCTCGGGCTCGACCTGCGCCACTACGGCACCGCGCCCATCGACTTCGCCTTCCGCGCGGCGGCGGCCCGGGGCGCGGCACTCCGCGTCGTCCACGCCTGGAACCCGAAGCTTGTCTACGGTTACGCCTCGGCCCCGCTGGACGAGGAGCTGACCGCGGAGCTCCAGGAGCGGGAGGAACGCTCCCTGACCGGGGTTCTCGCGCCGTGGCGCGCCACGTACCCGGAGGTCGCCGTCACGGGGCGGGTGACGGCCGGGTCCGCGGGCCGGGTGCTGATCGAGGCCGCCGGCGGCGCCGGCCTGCTGGTCACCGGACACCAGCTCGACCACCCCGGGCACAGTTCGCGCATCGGCCACGTCACCCACGGAGTCCTGCACCATGCCGCCTGCCCGGTGGCCGTCGTCCCCCACGACGGTGAGCCGGACGGCGACCGGCACGGCGGCCCCGCGGCCTGA